In the genome of Caldisphaera lagunensis DSM 15908, the window ATATGAGTAATGAATAGAAAGTTCTTAGATGGGGGTAAGGATAATGAAGCAAAAGACAATTGATGATAAGGATATATTAATTATAAAAAATCTAGAAAAAGATTCAAGAAAACCTTGGAGGCAGCTTGCTAATGAATTAAATTTAAGTGAAGCCACAATATATTTGAGAATAAAGAAATTAGAAGAGAATGAAATAATCAAAGGCTTCACGGTAAAAGTGGATCCGTTAAAAATAGGACTTGCGATGACAGTTTTTCTATTAATAAAAGTTAGGGCAGAAAATTTAATTCAAGTTAAAAAAGAGTTAGTAAGGTTGGATTATATTGTGGAATTACATGAAATAACAGGTTCTTATCAATTTTTAGCTAAATTGTATGCACCTTCTCAAAGAGAAGCATCTAAGGCTATAGAAGAAATAATGAAGATAGAAGGCATAGTTGAAGTAAATACATTGATTTCTTTAAGTTCTCTTAAATCTGAAGAGAATGTGATAGATGCTTTAGGATATTGGCTAAATTCTAAGGGTTGATTCATAAAATTGCATTATATCAAGTTTGCATCTATCACAAAAATCTGGATTTTTATTGTCTACATCATCTACGCTATTGCTGAAATTCATAACACATTTATAAGTATTACAATGCTTTAGGCCGAATAAATGACCAATTTCATGTATACTTTCCTTTAATATTCTCTCTCTATATTTTAATTGATCAAAATTTTTTAATCTCTTTGTATAAATGGAAGCAACTTTCATTTCAATATTTGCTAATCCAAAAACAAAATTTAAATTGAAATAATATCCGTCTAACATTGAAACGCCTAAAACAAAGTTACTTTTTTTCGATAAGAATTCTTTATATTTATCATATAAAAATTTATTTATAATCTCAGCATCATATTGCATTCTATTTATATTATAAGCATTAAATGGAGGTTGCAATGACCATAAATGAGGATAAATTTTAATTTCAAATGGGAAATGATTAGGAATGTTTTGAATTATATAATCTACATCATCTAGGTTTATATCTCCAATTGGCTGCAAAAGTATTTCTATCATTATTATCCCCATTCTTTATTGCAATTTAAAGTATTATTAACGTTTTCACGTTGATGCTTTTTAATTTTGTTTTATCAACATAATTAATAAGTTTCTATTTAATATTATTAATTGATGTGCTGAAGCAAACCGAGTGAGGGTTTATACCCGATGAACGAGAGCTCTCTATGCGAATTGGTGAAAATGTTGAACAGAATTAAAGGCAATGGGAAAGAAATTTATGAGGTGCTTGCTAAGAATTTAGAAATAAATGATAATGATTTTGCTCCAGTTGTAGCTATGAGCAAAAATAATAATCCATTTTCTATTTTGGTTTCTATAATATTAAGCCAAAATACAACAGATAAAAATGCGATAAAGGCATTTAACAATCTTTATGAAAAAACAGGGCTTGATCCAGAAAAAATAGTTGATTTAGGTGTAGATAATGTATCAGAAATAATAAGAACTGCAGGCCTTCCAAAGCAAAAATCCCACTCAATAATAGAACTTGCAAAATTTGTAAAAGAAAAAGGAGAAAAATATTTGTTAGAAAAGGATCCTTTACAATTAAAGAATGAATTAATGAGAATTCCTGGAATTGGAGAAAAGACTAGTGATGTATTTTTATCTTTCACAAGGAATTATCCAGTATTTC includes:
- a CDS encoding Lrp/AsnC family transcriptional regulator gives rise to the protein MKQKTIDDKDILIIKNLEKDSRKPWRQLANELNLSEATIYLRIKKLEENEIIKGFTVKVDPLKIGLAMTVFLLIKVRAENLIQVKKELVRLDYIVELHEITGSYQFLAKLYAPSQREASKAIEEIMKIEGIVEVNTLISLSSLKSEENVIDALGYWLNSKG
- a CDS encoding archaemetzincin family Zn-dependent metalloprotease codes for the protein MIEILLQPIGDINLDDVDYIIQNIPNHFPFEIKIYPHLWSLQPPFNAYNINRMQYDAEIINKFLYDKYKEFLSKKSNFVLGVSMLDGYYFNLNFVFGLANIEMKVASIYTKRLKNFDQLKYRERILKESIHEIGHLFGLKHCNTYKCVMNFSNSVDDVDNKNPDFCDRCKLDIMQFYESTLRI
- a CDS encoding endonuclease III domain-containing protein, with product MNRIKGNGKEIYEVLAKNLEINDNDFAPVVAMSKNNNPFSILVSIILSQNTTDKNAIKAFNNLYEKTGLDPEKIVDLGVDNVSEIIRTAGLPKQKSHSIIELAKFVKEKGEKYLLEKDPLQLKNELMRIPGIGEKTSDVFLSFTRNYPVFPVDTHIRRIALRWGLSDKNSYKSISQALIEFFGPDLSNKAHKLLITFGRIYCKAKNPRCKECFLKEICPSAQI